In one window of Camelina sativa cultivar DH55 chromosome 15, Cs, whole genome shotgun sequence DNA:
- the LOC104746543 gene encoding salicylate/benzoate carboxyl methyltransferase-like, whose product MDSRYTGTGKSENEMHNDDEETRSKYPFVSILSMSGGDGDNSYSSNSLLQRRVLSMTKPILVKNTKEMMTNLDFPKCIKVADLGCSSGQNTFLVISEIVNTINLLCQEWNQNPPEIDCCLNDLPGNDFNTTFTFITFFNDKLTSKIPCFVSGVPGSFYSRLFPCKSLHFIHSNYSIHFLSKVPDGLEKKRVYITSSSPLSEYKAYLNQFQRDFTTFLRMRSEEMVSNGRMVLTLIGRKTLEDPLYRDCCHWLTLLSNALCDMVFEGLVSASKANSFNMPFYDPNEEEVKEIITNEGSFKINDLETHAFDLGHSDENFSFQSHIAQAGKKEANCIRAVTETMLVAHFGDAINIDTLFEKYAHHVSQHASCKNKTSVSLVISLIRN is encoded by the exons ATGGATTCAAG GTATACTGGGACTGGGAAGAGTGAAAATGAAATGCATAACGACGATGAAGAGACAAGAAGTAAATACCCATTTGTGAGTATTTTAAGTATGAGTGGAGGAGATGGAGATAATAGTTACTCCTCCAATTCTCTTCTTCAG agaagAGTTTTATCAATGACCAAGCCAATCCTGGttaaaaacaccaaagaaaTGATGACAAACTTGGACTTTCCTAAATGTATTAAAGTAGCCGATTTGGGCTGTTCTTCAGGACAAAACACGTTCTTGGTGATATCTGAGATCGTTAACACAATCAATTTGTTATGTCAAGAATGGAACCAAAACCCACCAGAGATAGATTGTTGTCTGAACGATCTCCCTGGTAATGATTTCAACACGACGTTCACGTTCATAACTTTCTTCAACGATAAGCTCACAAGCAAAATACCATGCTTTGTCTCTGGAGTCCCTGGTTCCTTTTACTCAAGGCTCTTCCCATGCAAGAGTCTccatttcattcattcaaattaCAGTATTCATTTCCTCTCTAAG GTTCCCGACGgactggagaagaagagagtctaCATAACAAGTTCAAGTCCTCTAAGTGAATACAAGGCTTACTTGAATCAATTCCAAAGAGATTTTACGACGTTTCTAAGGATGCGCTCTGAAGAGATGGTATCTAATGGACGCATGGTTCTCACATTAATCGGCAGAAAGACTCTTGAGGATCCACTCTATAGAGATTGTTGTCATTGGTTGACATTGTTATCCAATGCTCTGTGCGACATGGTCTTCGAG GGTCTTGTGAGTGCATCAAAGGCGAATTCGTTCAACATGCCGTTTTATGATCCCAacgaagaagaagtgaaagaaatTATTACAAATGAAGGATCGTTCAAAATAAACGACTTGGAGACACATGCTTTTGATCTCGGCCATAGTGACGAAAATTTTAGCTTCCAATCACATATAGCTCAAGCAGGGAAAAAAGAAGCTAATTGCATAAGAGCAGTGACGGAAACGATGCTCGTAGCTCACTTTGGAGATGCCATTAATATCGATACATTGTTTGAGAAATATGCGCATCATGTGTCGCAGCATGCTAGCTGCAAGAACAAAACGTCTGTCAGTCTAGTCATTTCATTGATCCGGAATTGA
- the LOC104746544 gene encoding uncharacterized protein LOC104746544, producing the protein MDCASKQLYASPLPFCPFARYTNNEEEFQLIHFGESSIHSDAEYDKSSQLSSPHFRPLDWCNKIEGKWWCGVCRGKVDIDYGRYSCLKGCSYGVHSKCATRKDVWDGKELEETPEDAYEEDVKSFNEISDGIIQHFSHQNHHMRLNVVTDRTFDENKCCQACTLPICDGFIYNCMQCDFVLHQECAHLPRKKQHAIHPHPLSLQVDHQDGWFTCEVCDRRSNGFGYLCCESECDFMLDVCCASINEALDNPHHPHPLYLTFNPDTLQYCWICQKLGGMRLNCGECTFVLCFGCATLPTKLRYKHDPHFLIFAYDIYASGKHVCDVCEKEADSKNGIYTCNECNATLHIQCLLGVTEDMYMMPRGEFIFRELDVNVLPNNRLTRNICRCCHNRCTNKVVYKLSDTIKLCSLFCIYEWWHIKYYSTI; encoded by the exons ATGGATTGTGCGTCAAAACAGCTATATGCTTCTCCCCTTCCCTTTTGCCCTTTCGCACGATATACCAACAATGAAGAGGAGTTTCAATTGATACATTTCGGAGAGTCATCAATTCATTCTGACGCCGAGTACGACAAGTCTTCACAACTATCCTCACCTCACTTCCGTCCATTAGATTGGTGCAACAAAATAGAGG GAAAATGGTGGTGTGGAGTGTGTCGTGGAAAGGTAGACATAGATTATGGAAGGTATTCTTGCTTGAAGGGTTGCAGCTATGGGGTTCATTCTAAATGTGCAACACGGAAAGATGTATGGGATGGAAAAGAACTTGAGGAAACACCAGAAGATGCATATGAAGAAGATGTTAAGTCGTTTAATGAGATAAGTGACGGAATCATACAACATTTCAGTCATCAAAACCATCATATGAGACTTAATGTGGTGACTGATAGAACATTTGACGAGAACAAATGTTGTCAAGCATGCACACTTCCTATATGTGATGGTTTTATTTACAATTGTATGCAATGTGATTTTGTTCTCCATCAAGAATGTGCACATCTTCCTCGTAAGAAACAACATGCGATACATCCCCATCCCCTTAGTTTACAAGTGGATCATCAAGACGGTTGGTTCACATGTGAAGTTTGTGATCGTAGAAGCAATGGTTTTGGATACTTGTGTTGTGAAAGCGAATGTGATTTCATGTTAGATGTGTGTTGCGCTTCTATAAATGAGGCATTGGATAACCCGCATCATCCACACCCGTTGTATCTTACATTTAACCCTGATACTTTGCAATACTGTTGGATTTGCCAAAAATTGGGAGGTATGCGTCTAAATTGTGGAGAAtgtacttttgttttgtgttttggttgcgCCACCTTGCCAACTAAATTGAGGTACAAGCATGATCCacattttcttatatttgcTTATGATATATACGCAAGTGGTAAGCATGTGTGTGATGTTTGTGAAAAAGAAGCTGATTCAAAGAATGGAATTTATACTTGCAATGAGTGCAACGCCACATTGCATATTCAATGTTTACTTGGAGTTACAGAGGACATGTATATGATGCCTAGGGGAGAATTCATATTCCGTGAACTAGATGTTAACGTTCTTCCCAATAATCGTCTTACTCGCAACATATGCAGGTGTTGCCACAATCGTTGTACGAATAAAGTAGTCTACAAATTATCTGATACAATAAAATTATGCTCTCTATTCTGTATATATGAATGGTGGCACATAAAGTATTATTCTACTATATGA
- the LOC109129223 gene encoding uncharacterized protein LOC109129223 yields the protein MCRGCTRKPPLLAIDHPKRHEHSLFYFSIKGSFLCDVCALDHRSLMYSCRNCDFKAHKDCVYLPSIVRISRHQHRLSFTSSLTPEKWFCGVCRGKIDTNYGRYSCVKGCSYGVHSKCATREDVWDGKELEGQTEDPYEDIKSFDEISDGIIQHFSHQNHHMKLDDETNRKFDENKRCQACTLAICDEIIYSCMQCDFILHQDCAQLPLRKQHPTHPHPLSLQVDYQNSWFKCKACYRESNGFKYFCLERKCKYELEVCCASIREPLDHQCHPHPLFFTAKPQTKQICSICQVPQSHQLNCGECGFVLCFRCATLPNKLRYKHDEHFLIFTYDKNASGQYWCDVCEKEACSRYGIYVCNNCNVTLHHECFHGKDMHLMPGGTFKYCEENVNIILNNRFTRNICMSCHNRCEEKIVYKICAREIILCSFGCLQYYC from the coding sequence ATGTGTCGAGGTTGTACGAGAAAGCCACCGCTCCTTGCAATAGACCATCCAAAAAGGCATGAGCATTCCCTcttctacttttctataaaaggTTCCTTCCTTTGTGACGTTTGTGCTTTGGATCATAGGTCTTTGATGTATTCATGTCGTAACTGTGATTTTAAGGCCCATAAAGATTGCGTGTACCTGCCATCCATCGTGAGAATATCACGTCACCAACACCGCCTTTCTTTCACTTCTTCACTAACTCCTGAAAAATGGTTTTGTGGAGTGTGTCGTGGAAAGATAGACACAAATTATGGAAGATATTCTTGCGTCAAAGGTTGCAGTTATGGTGTTCATTCTAAATGTGCAACACGAGAGGATGTATGGGATGGAAAAGAACTTGAAGGGCAAACAGAAGATCCATATGAAGATATCAAGTCGTTCGATGAGATAAGTGATGGAATCATACAACATTTcagtcatcaaaatcatcaTATGAAACTCGACGATGAGACCAATAGAAAATTTGACGAGAACAAACGTTGTCAAGCATGCACACTTGCTATATGTGATGAAATTATTTACAGCTGCATGCAATGTGATTTTATTCTCCATCAAGACTGTGCACAACTTCCTCTCAGGAAACAACACCCGACGCATCCTCATCCCCTTAGTTTACAAGTGGATTACCAAAACAGTTGGTTCAAATGTAAAGCTTGTTATCGTGAAAGCAACGGTTTCAAGTACTTTTGTTTGGAAAGGAAGTGTAAGTATGAGTTAGAAGTATGTTGCGCGTCCATACGTGAGCCATTGGATCATCAGTGTCATCCACATCCCTTGTTTTTCACAGCTAAACCACAAACTAAACAAATATGTTCAATTTGCCAAGTACCTCAAAGTCATCAACTAAACTGCGGAGaatgtggttttgttttgtgttttaggtGTGCTACTTTACCCAATAAATTAAGGTATAAGCACGATGAgcattttctcatttttacttACGATAAAAATGCTAGCGGTCAGTATTGGTGTGATGTTTGTGAAAAAGAAGCATGTTCTAGATACGGAATTTATGTGTGCAATAATTGCAACGTCACACTGCATCATGAATGTTTTCATGGTAAAGATATGCATCTCATGCCTGGTGGAACATTCAAATATTGTGAAGAGAACGTCAATATTATTCTCAATAATCGTTTTACTCGTAATATATGCATGAGTTGCCATAATCgttgtgaagaaaaaatagTATACAAAATATGTGCTAGAGAAATCATATTGTGCTCTTTTGGTTGTCTACAATATTATTGTTAG
- the LOC104746545 gene encoding cell wall integrity protein scw1, protein MAGAGIHPYHQQWPPAGAPPPAAAVSSAAPPHPPPVHHHHPPPPVLVDNHNRPPYDELRTIFIAGLPDDVKERELLNLLRWLPGYEASQVNFKGEKPMGFALFSTAQFAMAAKDTLQHMVFDADSKSVIHTEMAKKNLFVKRGIVGESNAYDQSKRLRTGGDCTHSVYSPSPFHPPPPPVWGPPHGYMAPAPPPYDPYAGYHAPPVPMPAPAPIADPSSYVPVQNIKDNPPCNTLFIGNLGENINEEELRSLLSAQPGFKQMKILRQERHTVCFIEFEDVNSATNVHRNLQGAVIPSSGSVGMRIQYSKNPYGKRKEGGGYSFYPSPNANGAQGALTYQ, encoded by the exons ATGGCCGGCGCCGGAATCCACCCTTACCACCAGCAATGGCCACCGGCAGGGGCACCGCCTCCTGCCGCCGCAGTCTCCTCAGCTGCTCCACCACATCCCCCGCCCGTTCATCaccatcatcctcctcctcctgtttTAGTTGACAACCATAATCGTCCTCCTTATGACGAG CTTCGAACAATCTTCATTGCAGGGCTTCCTGATGatgtaaaagagagagaacttCTGAATCTCTTAAGATGGTTGCCTGGTTACGAGGCTTCTCAGGTGAATTTCAAGGGAGAAAAGCCCATGGGGTTTGCTCTTTTCTCCACTGCTCAGTTTGCAATGGCAGCCAAAGATACTCTTCAg CATATGGTGTTTGATGCTGACTCGAAGTCTGTGATACATACAGAGATGGCCAAGAAGAATCTCTTTGTTAAAAGAG GAATAGTTGGGGAGTCAAATGCTTATGATCAAAGTAAGCGCCTACGAACTGGAGGTGACTGCACACATTCTGTGTATAGTCCATCTCCTTTCCACCCTCCACCTCCTCCAGTGTGGGGACCTCCTCATGG GTATATGGCACCTGCACCTCCACCATATGATCCCTATGCAGGTTATCATGCTCCCCCTGTACCAATGCCTGCGCCCGCACCTATAGCAGATCCTAGTTCATATGTGCCTGTCCAG AATATTAAGGATAATCCACCTTGCAATACCCTATTTATTGGTAATCTTGGGGAGAATATAAACGAAGAAGAATTGAGAAGCCTCTTGAGCGC GCAACCTGGTTTCAAACAAATGAAGATTCTGAGACAAGAAAGGCATACAGTTTGCTTTATTGAATTTGAG GATGTCAATAGTGCGACAAATGTTCACCGTAATTTGCAAGGTGCTGTTATTCCAAGTTCTGGTTCAGTTGGCATGAGGATCCA ATATTCAAAGAATCCGTATGGGAAGAGAAAGGAAGGTGGCGGCTATTCTTTCTATCCTTCTCCGAATGCAAATGGAGCCCAAGGAGCTCTGACATATCAGTAG
- the LOC104746546 gene encoding mitogen-activated protein kinase kinase 5 — protein MKPIQSPPEVASSPMKNRLRKRPDLSLPLPHRDVALAVPLPLPPPSSSSSAPASSSAISTNISAARSLSELERVNRIGSGAGGTVYKVIHRPSSLPFALKVIYGNHEDTVRRQICREIEILRSVDHPNVVKCHNMFDHNGEIQVLLEFMDQGSLEGAHVWQEQELADLSHQVLSGLAYLHRRHIVHRDIKPSNLLINSAKNVKIADFGVSRILAQTMDPCNSSVGTIAYMSPERINTDLNHGRYDGYAGDVWSLGVSILEFYLGRFPFAVSRQGDWASLMCAICMSQPPEAPATASQEFRNFVSCCLQSDPPKRWSAQQLLQHPFILKSTGGPNLRQMLPPPRPQ, from the coding sequence atgaaaCCGATTCAATCGCCTCCTGAAGTAGCTTCTTCACCTATGAAGAACCGTTTACGCAAACGTCCTGACTTAAGCTTACCACTCCCACACCGCGACGTCGCTCTCGCCGTACCTCTCCCTCTCCCACCtccctcctcttcctcctccgctccGGCTTCTTCATCCGCCATCTCAACAAACATCTCCGCCGCCAGAAGCTTATCCGAGCTAGAACGCGTAAACCGAATCGGAAGCGGAGCCGGAGGAACGGTTTACAAAGTAATCCACCGTCCTTCATCGCTCCCTTTCGCTCTCAAAGTGATTTACGGGAACCACGAAGACACCGTGAGACGCCAGATCTGTAGAGAGATCGAGATCTTACGAAGCGTTGATCACCCAAACGTTGTGAAATGTCACAACATGTTTGATCACAACGGCGAGATCCAGGTTTTGCTTGAGTTCATGGATCAAGGATCTCTCGAAGGAGCGCACGTGTGGCAAGAACAGGAGTTAGCTGATCTCTCTCATCAGGTTCTTAGTGGATTAGCTTACCTTCACCGACGTCACATCGTTCACCGTGATATCAAACCTTCGAATCTTCTTATAAACTCGGCTAAGAATGTGAAAATAGCTGATTTTGGAGTGAGTCGGATCTTGGCTCAAACCATGGATCCTTGTAACTCATCTGTTGGAACTATTGCTTATATGAGTCCTGAGAGGATCAAcactgatttgaatcatggcCGTTACGATGGTTACGCTGGAGATGTGTGGAGTTTAGGTGTTAGCATCTTGGAGTTTTACTTGGGGAGGTTTCCTTTTGCTGTGAGTAGACAAGGTGATTGGGCGAGTCTAATGTGTGCTATTTGTATGTCTCAGCCACCTGAAGCTCCGGCCACGGCGTCTCAGGAGTTTCGtaactttgtttcttgttgctTACAGAGTGATCCTCCTAAGAGATGGTCTGCTCAACAGCTTTTGCAGCATCCTTTTATACTTAAATCAACTGGTGGTCCTAATCTCCGTCAAATGTTGCCGCCGCCTCGTCCTcaataa
- the LOC104746547 gene encoding 4-coumarate--CoA ligase 4-like, with translation MVLQQQMHFLTNKTDQEEEPSHGFIFRSKLPDISIPNHLPLTDYVFQKFSGDGDGDSTSTCLIDGATGRVLTYADVQTNSRRIAAGMHRLGIRHGDVVMLLLPNSLEFSLSFLAVAYLGAVSTTANPFYTQLEIAKQAKASAAKMIITKKCYVEKLTDLKNDGVMIVCVDDGDDDVVSSTDDGCVSFTELTQADEKELPKPEISPEDTVALPYSSGTTGLPKGVMITHKGLVTSIAQKVDGENPNLNYTASDVILCFLPMFHIYALDALMLSAMRTGAALLIVPRFELNLVMELIQRYKVTVVPVAPPVVLAFVKSPETERYDLSSVRMMLSGAATLKKELEDAVGLKFPNAIFGQGYGMTESGTVAKSLAFAKNPFKTKSGACGTVIRNAEMKIVDTITGISLPRNQSGEICIRGDQLMKGYLNDPEATSGTIDKDGWLHTGDIGFVDDDDEIFIVDRLKELIKFKGYQVAPAELEALLISHPDIDDAAVVGMKDEVADEVPVAFVVRSEGSQLTEDDVKSYVNKQVVHYKRIKMVFFIEAIPKAVSGKILRKDLRSKLETECSK, from the exons ATGGTGCTCCAACAACAAATGCATTTTCTCACAAACAAgacagatcaagaagaagaaccttctCATGGTTTCATTTTCCGATCTAAGCTTCCTGATATCTCCATCCCTAACCACCTCCCTCTCACCGATTACGTCTTCCAGAAATTCTCCGGCGACGGAGACGGTGACTCCACCTCCACTTGTCTCATCGACGGTGCTACGGGACGTGTCTTGACCTACGCCGATGTACAAACCAATTCAAGGAGGATCGCCGCAGGGATGCATCGGCTCGGGATCCGCCACGGTGACGTCGTGATGCTACTTCTCCCGAACTCTTTGGAGTTTTCTCTGTCTTTTCTTGCCGTGGCTTACCTCGGTGCCGTCTCCACCACCGCGAATCCGTTCTATACGCAGCTGGAGATCGCAAAACAGGCGAAAGCCTCTGCCGCGAAGATGATCATCACGAAGAAATGCTACGTCGAGAAACTAACGGACCTTAAAAACGACGGTGTTATGATCGTTTGCGTTGACGACGGTGACGACGACGTGGTTTCATCGACTGACGACGGTTGCGTGAGTTTTACGGAACTGACTCAAGCGGACGAAAAAGAACTTCCTAAACCTGAGATCTCGCCGGAAGACACGGTGGCGTTGCCGTATTCCTCCGGGACAACGGGACTTCCAAAGGGAGTGATGATTACTCACAAGGGTTTAGTTACGAGCATTGCTCAGAAAGTCGACGGAGAAAACCCTAACCTCAACTACACGGCCAGTGACGTCATCCTCTGTTTTCTCCCAATGTTTCACATTTACGCTCTCGACGCGTTGATGCTTTCCGCGATGAGAACCGGTGCGGCGCTACTGATCGTGCCGAGGTTCGAGTTGAATCTGGTAATGGAGCTGATTCAGAGGTACAAAGTCACGGTGGTTCCTGTGGCTCCCCCGGTGGTTCTAGCGTTCGTTAAGTCCCCGGAGACTGAGAGATATGACTTGAGCTCAGTGAGGATGATGTTATCAGGTGCAGCTACACTAAAGAAGGAGCTTGAAGACGCCGTGGGCCTTAAGTTTCCTAATGCCATTTTTGGTCAG GGTTATGGAATGACCGAGTCAGGAACGGTGGCTAAGTCATTAGCGTTTGCAAAGAACCCTTTCAAAACCAAGTCCGGTGCCTGCGGGACTGTGATCAGAAACGCCGAGATGAAAATTGTTGATACCATAACCGGAATCTCCTTACCGCGCAACCAATCTGGCGAGATCTGCATCCGAGGCGATCAGCTTATGAAAG GTTATTTGAATGATCCGGAAGCTACATCAGGAACCATTGATAAAGATGGGTGGCTACACACAGGAGATATTGGGtttgtggatgatgatgatgagatcttCATTGTTGACCGGTTGAAGGAACTGATCAAATTCAAAGGCTATCAAGTGGCTCCGGCTGAGCTTGAAGCATTGCTTATTTCTCATCCTGATATTGACGATGCAGCAGTTGTTGG AATGAAGGACGAAGTAGCTGATGAGGTTCCAGTAGCGTTTGTAGTTAGATCGGAAGGGTCTCAGTTAACTGAAGATGATGTCAAGAGTTATGTAAACAAACAG GTGGTTCACTACAAGCGAATCAAGATGGTGTTTTTCATAGAAGCTATTCCAAAAGCAGTTTCAGGAAAGATTCTCAGGAAGGATCTCCGAAGTAAATTGGAAACTGAGTGCTCTAAATAG